The following are encoded together in the Ranitomeya imitator isolate aRanImi1 chromosome 4, aRanImi1.pri, whole genome shotgun sequence genome:
- the TNFAIP8L3 gene encoding tumor necrosis factor alpha-induced protein 8-like protein 3 isoform X3 gives MATKTMANMLIDDISSEIFDELFKATKEHVRNKKEAHKILKDLIKVAVKVGILYRNKQFSPEELEIVEKFRKKLNQTAMTAVSFYEVEYTFDKSVLSGLLHECQALLHELVQRHLTPKSHGRINRVFNHFSDVEFLTALYSLDGSCRPHLKRICEGVNKLLDERVI, from the coding sequence ATGGCTACAAAGACGATGGCAAATATGCTTATTGATGACATAAGTAGTGAAATCTTTGATGAGCTTTTCAAAGCAACTAAGGAGCACGTGAGGAATAAGAAAGAGGCTCACAAAATCCTGAAGGACCTTATCAAGGTTGCAGTAAAAGTTGGCATTCTATATAGGAATAAGCAGTTCAGTCCTGAAGAACTAGAGATTGTGGAGAAATTCAGGAAAAAGCTCAACCAGACTGCAATGACAGCAGTTAGCTTCTACGAAGTGGAATACACATTTGATAAAAGTGTTCTTTCTGGACTTCTACATGAATGCCAAGCCCTACTTCATGAATTGGTACAGCGCCACTTGACACCTAAATCTCACGGTCGTATCAACAGGGTCTTTAATCATTTTTCAGATGTTGAATTCCTTACCGCCCTTTATAGCCTTGATGGAAGCTGCAGGCCACACCTCAAAAGGATTTGTGAAGGCGTCAATAAATTGCTTGATGAAAGAGTTATTTAA
- the TNFAIP8L3 gene encoding tumor necrosis factor alpha-induced protein 8-like protein 3 isoform X1, whose translation MDTDSGDLSEGELSPGPENFSSKSFAVQAQKKILSKMATKTMANMLIDDISSEIFDELFKATKEHVRNKKEAHKILKDLIKVAVKVGILYRNKQFSPEELEIVEKFRKKLNQTAMTAVSFYEVEYTFDKSVLSGLLHECQALLHELVQRHLTPKSHGRINRVFNHFSDVEFLTALYSLDGSCRPHLKRICEGVNKLLDERVI comes from the coding sequence GTCCCGAAAATTTTAGCTCCAAGAGTTTTGCCGTACAAGCACAGAAGAAAATTCTGAGCAAGATGGCTACAAAGACGATGGCAAATATGCTTATTGATGACATAAGTAGTGAAATCTTTGATGAGCTTTTCAAAGCAACTAAGGAGCACGTGAGGAATAAGAAAGAGGCTCACAAAATCCTGAAGGACCTTATCAAGGTTGCAGTAAAAGTTGGCATTCTATATAGGAATAAGCAGTTCAGTCCTGAAGAACTAGAGATTGTGGAGAAATTCAGGAAAAAGCTCAACCAGACTGCAATGACAGCAGTTAGCTTCTACGAAGTGGAATACACATTTGATAAAAGTGTTCTTTCTGGACTTCTACATGAATGCCAAGCCCTACTTCATGAATTGGTACAGCGCCACTTGACACCTAAATCTCACGGTCGTATCAACAGGGTCTTTAATCATTTTTCAGATGTTGAATTCCTTACCGCCCTTTATAGCCTTGATGGAAGCTGCAGGCCACACCTCAAAAGGATTTGTGAAGGCGTCAATAAATTGCTTGATGAAAGAGTTATTTAA
- the TNFAIP8L3 gene encoding tumor necrosis factor alpha-induced protein 8-like protein 3 isoform X2, giving the protein MSDYITRLHCGPENFSSKSFAVQAQKKILSKMATKTMANMLIDDISSEIFDELFKATKEHVRNKKEAHKILKDLIKVAVKVGILYRNKQFSPEELEIVEKFRKKLNQTAMTAVSFYEVEYTFDKSVLSGLLHECQALLHELVQRHLTPKSHGRINRVFNHFSDVEFLTALYSLDGSCRPHLKRICEGVNKLLDERVI; this is encoded by the coding sequence GTCCCGAAAATTTTAGCTCCAAGAGTTTTGCCGTACAAGCACAGAAGAAAATTCTGAGCAAGATGGCTACAAAGACGATGGCAAATATGCTTATTGATGACATAAGTAGTGAAATCTTTGATGAGCTTTTCAAAGCAACTAAGGAGCACGTGAGGAATAAGAAAGAGGCTCACAAAATCCTGAAGGACCTTATCAAGGTTGCAGTAAAAGTTGGCATTCTATATAGGAATAAGCAGTTCAGTCCTGAAGAACTAGAGATTGTGGAGAAATTCAGGAAAAAGCTCAACCAGACTGCAATGACAGCAGTTAGCTTCTACGAAGTGGAATACACATTTGATAAAAGTGTTCTTTCTGGACTTCTACATGAATGCCAAGCCCTACTTCATGAATTGGTACAGCGCCACTTGACACCTAAATCTCACGGTCGTATCAACAGGGTCTTTAATCATTTTTCAGATGTTGAATTCCTTACCGCCCTTTATAGCCTTGATGGAAGCTGCAGGCCACACCTCAAAAGGATTTGTGAAGGCGTCAATAAATTGCTTGATGAAAGAGTTATTTAA